Proteins from one Ananas comosus cultivar F153 unplaced genomic scaffold, ASM154086v1, whole genome shotgun sequence genomic window:
- the LOC109704458 gene encoding peptidyl-prolyl cis-trans isomerase FKBP17-2, chloroplastic-like, producing the protein DVEKEEEVVLPNGIRYYEMRVGGGDTPRQGDLVVIELQGRVIRDNGSGGSGVFVDTFGEGKRPLALVMGSRPYTRGMCEGVEYALRSMRAGGKRRVILPPELGFGDDGADFGSGVRVLPGATLEFIVQVDKVSIAPS; encoded by the coding sequence GGACgtggagaaagaggaagaggtggTGCTTCCCAACGGCATCAGGTACTACGAGATGAGAGTCGGCGGTGGCGACACCCCGCGGCAGGGAGACTTGGTTGTAATAGAACTCCAAGGTAGAGTAATTAGAGACAATGGAAGCGGCGGCAGCGGTGTGTTTGTGGACACGTTCGGGGAAGGGAAGAGGCCGCTGGCGCTGGTGATGGGGTCGAGGCCGTACACGAGGGGGATGTGCGAAGGGGTGGAGTACGCGCTGCGGTCGATGAGGGCCGGCGGCAAGCGGCGGGTGATATTGCCACCGGAGCTCGGGTTCGGGGACGACGGCGCCGACTTCGGTTCGGGTGTGCGAGTGCTGCCAGGAGCCACGCTCGAGTTCATTGTGCAGGTTGACAAGGTGTCCATTGCGCCGTCTTGA